Within the Planctomycetota bacterium genome, the region CGCCTTTGCATGTGAAGTCGGGGCTGGCTTGAGACCCCGGTTTCCCCCCCGCGCCGCGCCCGACCGGAACTTCCGTCCGTCACCGCGGCTTCGCGCGCGCGACGTCCTCCCAGGGCAGAACGCCCGATTCCCGGGCCCACGCGTCCCACAAGGCCGCCAGCTCCCCCACGATCTCCGGATGCCGGGACGCCCGGTTCACCGCCTCGGTCCGGTCCGCCTCGAGATCGTAGAGCTCCCACGCCCCCTTGTGGGTCGCCACGAGCTTCCAGCGACCCTTCCGGACCGCCCGATGGCCCTCGTGCTCCCAGAAGAGCGGACGCTCGCCCAGCGACTTCCCTTCGAAGAGGGGACGCAGACTCCTCCCCGCCGCGGGCTCGATCTCCCGCCCCTCGAACCGGCGCGGATATTCCGCCCCCGCCGCCTCGAGACACGTCGGCAACAGGTCGATCACGTGCCCGGGCTCATGGACCAGGCCGGACGTGCGGATGCCGGCCGGCCAGCGGACGATGAGCGGAGTCGCGATCCCTCCCTCATGAACCCAGTGCTTGTAGAGCCGGAACGGGGTGTTCGACACGTTCGCCCACGGAAGCCCGTAGCTGGCGAACGAACCCGCCGTCCCGATCGGCGCGGCGGGATCCTCCGGACGGCGGATCTCCTCCGCGCACCCGCCGTTGTCGGACAGGAAAAAGACCAGCGTGTTCCGCGCGGCGCCCATCTGTTCCAGCCGGCCCAGAAGCCGCCCGATGTTCCGATCCATTCGGTCCACCTGCGCGGCGTACACCGCCATCCGAAGGTCCCGGTCCTCCGGGTCGCGCACGTCTTCCCAGGCCGGGGCGCGCGGATCCCGCGGCGAAAGCGGCCAGCGGGCGTCCACGATCCCCAGCTCGATC harbors:
- a CDS encoding arylsulfatase yields the protein MRSVWPALLAVQAACGSVPGEPRAERPNIVILLADDLGFSDIGGYGGEIETPHLDRLAAEGLRFTQFYNTARCCPTRASLLTGLYPHRAGVGHMVEDRGCPGYRGFLNERCVTIAEVLRAAGYRTLMAGKWHVGGARPHWPVDRGFDRYYGLIDGGSNYFKLDRGRTMALDGERVSPPAGEPFYMTDAFTDRALEFLDEAGRAGKPFFLYVAFTAPHWPLHAPPEDIAKYRGRYRAGWDEIRRRRHRKMIELGIVDARWPLSPRDPRAPAWEDVRDPEDRDLRMAVYAAQVDRMDRNIGRLLGRLEQMGAARNTLVFFLSDNGGCAEEIRRPEDPAAPIGTAGSFASYGLPWANVSNTPFRLYKHWVHEGGIATPLIVRWPAGIRTSGLVHEPGHVIDLLPTCLEAAGAEYPRRFEGREIEPAAGRSLRPLFEGKSLGERPLFWEHEGHRAVRKGRWKLVATHKGAWELYDLEADRTEAVNRASRHPEIVGELAALWDAWARESGVLPWEDVARAKPR